The following proteins are encoded in a genomic region of Methylibium petroleiphilum PM1:
- a CDS encoding heterodisulfide reductase-related iron-sulfur binding cluster, which translates to MSTREGNLEAPTRHAIDWTNPEYYDEAACEKELERIFDICHGCRRCVSLCQAFPSLFDLVDATDDGEVHGIPKQDYAKVVDQCYLCDLCYMTKCPYVPPHPWRLDFPHTMLRAKAIKFKKGGVGAGEKLLASTDVHGQFAGIPVVVQVANALNKTRPMRKLLDSALQVHPDAWLPELASNRFRWSASRQGRATVVTNGERTPGKVAIFSTCYVNYNEPGIGHDLIKLLEHNDIPYVLVEKEKCCGMPKLELGDLDAVAAHKAANMPVLARYAKEGYAILSAIPSCTLMFKQELPLMFPACADTQLVKEAMFDPFEYLIARHRDGLLKTDFKQALGKVSYHIPCHGRVQNIGRKTEEMFKLIGQTVSVQLNTVERCSGHAGTYGVKTPYHPIAMKIGRPVFKSMAKDEPDYISSDCQLAGHHIAQGMEAGGFPAARLLHPLSLVRTAYGL; encoded by the coding sequence ATGAGCACACGCGAGGGCAATCTCGAAGCCCCTACCCGGCACGCGATCGACTGGACGAACCCCGAGTACTACGACGAGGCGGCCTGCGAGAAGGAGCTCGAGCGCATCTTCGACATCTGCCACGGCTGCCGCCGTTGCGTGAGCCTGTGTCAGGCTTTTCCGAGCCTGTTCGATCTGGTCGATGCGACCGACGACGGCGAGGTGCACGGCATCCCGAAGCAGGATTACGCGAAGGTCGTCGATCAGTGCTACCTGTGCGACCTCTGCTACATGACCAAATGTCCCTACGTGCCGCCGCACCCCTGGCGCCTGGATTTCCCGCACACGATGCTGCGGGCGAAGGCGATCAAGTTCAAGAAGGGCGGTGTCGGCGCTGGCGAGAAGCTGCTTGCCTCGACAGACGTGCACGGCCAGTTCGCCGGCATCCCGGTGGTGGTCCAGGTGGCCAACGCGCTGAACAAGACCCGGCCAATGCGCAAGCTGCTCGACTCGGCGCTGCAGGTGCATCCCGACGCCTGGTTGCCGGAGCTCGCGAGCAACCGCTTCCGCTGGTCCGCGAGTCGGCAGGGCCGTGCCACCGTGGTCACGAACGGGGAACGCACGCCGGGCAAGGTGGCGATCTTCTCCACTTGCTACGTGAACTACAACGAACCCGGCATCGGTCACGACCTGATCAAGCTGCTCGAGCACAACGACATTCCCTATGTGCTGGTCGAGAAGGAGAAGTGCTGCGGCATGCCCAAGCTGGAGCTCGGCGACCTCGACGCCGTGGCGGCGCACAAGGCTGCGAACATGCCGGTGCTCGCAAGGTATGCGAAGGAGGGCTACGCGATCCTCAGTGCCATTCCCAGCTGCACGCTGATGTTCAAGCAGGAGCTGCCGCTGATGTTCCCCGCGTGCGCGGACACGCAGCTCGTCAAGGAGGCGATGTTCGATCCCTTCGAGTACCTGATCGCCCGGCACCGCGACGGCCTGTTGAAGACCGACTTCAAGCAGGCGCTCGGCAAGGTCAGTTATCACATCCCTTGCCACGGCCGCGTGCAGAACATCGGTCGGAAGACCGAGGAGATGTTCAAGCTGATCGGCCAGACGGTGTCCGTGCAGCTCAACACGGTCGAGCGGTGCTCGGGCCATGCGGGCACGTATGGCGTGAAGACCCCCTACCACCCGATCGCGATGAAGATCGGGCGGCCGGTCTTCAAGAGCATGGCCAAGGACGAACCGGACTACATCAGCTCCGACTGCCAGCTGGCCGGGCACCACATCGCGCAGGGCATGGAGGCGGGCGGGTTCCCGGCCGCCAGGCTCCTGCATCCGCTCAGCCTGGTGCGAACCGCCTACGGGCTGTGA
- a CDS encoding rubrerythrin family protein, which produces MQLKGSKTEQNLKDAFAGESQANRRYLYFANKADIEGQNDVAALFRSTAEGETGHAHGHLEFLEAVGDPATGLPIGSSRQNLMAAVAGETHEYTDMYPGMAKQARDEGFDEVADWFETLAKAERSHANRYQKALDALVD; this is translated from the coding sequence ATGCAACTGAAGGGCTCCAAGACCGAGCAGAACCTGAAGGACGCGTTCGCCGGGGAATCACAGGCGAACCGTCGCTACCTTTACTTCGCGAACAAGGCCGACATCGAGGGCCAGAACGACGTGGCGGCGCTGTTCCGCTCCACCGCCGAAGGCGAGACCGGCCACGCGCATGGCCACCTCGAGTTCCTCGAGGCTGTCGGCGACCCGGCCACCGGCCTGCCGATCGGGTCGAGCCGCCAGAACCTGATGGCCGCCGTCGCCGGCGAGACGCACGAGTACACCGACATGTACCCGGGCATGGCGAAGCAGGCGCGCGACGAAGGCTTCGACGAGGTCGCCGACTGGTTCGAGACCCTGGCGAAGGCCGAGCGCTCCCACGCGAACCGCTACCAGAAGGCGCTGGACGCTCTGGTCGATTGA
- a CDS encoding IclR family transcriptional regulator yields the protein MFSLLNVLAAHPDPVSLKHISEQTGLHPSTAHRILNDLAIGRFVDRPEAGSYRLGMRLLELGNLVKARLDVREAAIAPMRELHKLTHQPVNLSMRQGDEIVYIERTYSERSGMQVVRAVGGRAPLHLTSVGKLFLAHDDAQRVRAYAARTGLAGHTRNSITELPALERELAKVLQYGSARDNEELELGVRCMAAGIFDDQDKLIAGLSISAPADRLEDSWMERLKATAAQISAALGHHAKP from the coding sequence ATGTTCTCGCTGCTCAACGTGCTGGCGGCGCACCCGGATCCGGTCTCGCTGAAACACATCAGCGAACAGACCGGATTGCACCCCTCCACGGCCCATCGCATCCTCAACGATCTCGCGATCGGTCGCTTCGTCGACCGGCCCGAGGCGGGCAGCTACCGGTTGGGCATGCGCCTTCTCGAACTCGGCAACTTGGTCAAGGCACGGCTGGACGTCCGGGAGGCTGCGATCGCGCCGATGCGCGAGCTTCACAAGCTCACGCACCAACCCGTGAATCTTTCGATGCGTCAGGGCGACGAGATCGTCTACATCGAGCGGACCTACAGCGAGCGCTCCGGCATGCAGGTCGTTCGCGCCGTCGGCGGCCGCGCCCCGCTGCACCTGACCTCCGTGGGCAAGCTGTTCCTCGCGCACGACGACGCCCAGCGAGTCCGGGCCTATGCCGCCCGTACGGGGCTCGCCGGCCACACGCGCAACAGCATCACCGAGTTACCGGCTCTGGAGCGCGAACTGGCGAAGGTGCTGCAATACGGCAGCGCCCGCGACAACGAGGAACTGGAACTGGGCGTGCGCTGCATGGCAGCCGGCATCTTCGACGACCAGGACAAGCTGATCGCCGGACTGTCGATCTCGGCCCCCGCCGATCGCCTGGAAGACAGTTGGATGGAGCGGCTGAAGGCCACGGCCGCCCAGATTTCGGCGGCCCTCGGCCACCACGCCAAACCCTGA
- the pbpG gene encoding D-alanyl-D-alanine endopeptidase, producing MLSFGLSTGADAATKRQSSASKASAKSKAKVKSIRAATRKSVRTVVARPSFGELSGLRATDDPLDLRSSVALVMDQDTHEVLIDKNAQAVLPIASLTKLMTSVVVVEAGQSLDEMLTISQDDVDTEKGSGSRLAVGTQLTRGEMLHLALMSSENRAAHALGRHYPGGLVAFVSAMNARASLLGMTDTRYVEPTGLSSRNQSSARDLAALVSAAYQHPLIRELSTSQEYSVAVGRRTLQYRNTNGLVRNPAWDIGLQKTGYISEAGRCLVMQAQLAGRKLIMVFLDSAGKYSRQGDAERVRHWIEASPPPAVTPEVPRAEGPKTTS from the coding sequence ATGCTGTCCTTCGGACTGAGCACGGGCGCCGATGCCGCCACCAAACGTCAGAGCAGCGCCAGCAAGGCGAGCGCCAAGTCGAAGGCCAAGGTAAAGAGCATTCGTGCCGCGACGCGCAAGTCGGTCCGTACGGTGGTGGCACGCCCCTCTTTCGGTGAGCTCAGCGGTTTGCGCGCCACCGATGACCCGCTCGATCTGCGTTCGAGCGTGGCGCTCGTGATGGATCAGGACACCCACGAGGTGCTGATCGACAAGAACGCCCAGGCCGTGTTGCCGATCGCGTCGTTGACGAAGCTGATGACCTCGGTGGTCGTCGTCGAAGCCGGGCAGTCGCTCGACGAGATGCTCACGATCAGCCAGGACGACGTGGACACCGAGAAGGGCAGCGGGTCGCGACTGGCCGTCGGTACCCAGCTGACGCGTGGCGAGATGCTGCATCTGGCCCTGATGTCGTCGGAGAACCGTGCGGCCCATGCTCTGGGCCGGCATTACCCGGGCGGCTTGGTGGCTTTCGTCTCGGCGATGAACGCGCGCGCCAGCCTGCTCGGCATGACCGACACGCGCTATGTCGAGCCCACGGGACTGTCGAGCCGCAATCAATCGAGCGCGCGCGACTTGGCGGCGCTGGTATCGGCGGCCTACCAGCATCCGCTGATCCGCGAGCTGTCGACCTCGCAGGAATACAGCGTGGCGGTCGGGCGCCGCACGCTCCAGTACCGCAATACCAACGGCCTGGTGCGCAATCCAGCCTGGGACATCGGGTTGCAGAAGACCGGCTACATCTCCGAGGCGGGTCGCTGCCTGGTCATGCAGGCGCAACTGGCGGGACGCAAGCTGATCATGGTCTTCCTCGATTCAGCCGGCAAGTACTCGCGGCAGGGCGACGCCGAGCGTGTGCGCCATTGGATCGAGGCAAGCCCGCCGCCTGCCGTGACGCCGGAAGTGCCGCGGGCCGAAGGGCCGAAGACGACCTCCTGA
- a CDS encoding 2-isopropylmalate synthase: MADKLIIFDTTLRDGEQSPGASMTKDEKLRIARQLERLRVDVIEAGFAASSNGDFEAVRAIADVIKESTVCSLARANDRDIARAAEALKSAARSRIHTFIATSELHMEKKLRMTREQVLEQARLSIRFARNLCEDIEFSPEDGYRSDPDFLCRVIEAVINEGATTINVPDTVGYGIPELYGNFIRTLRERVPNSDKAVWSVHCHNDLGMAVANSLAGVKIGGARQIECTINGLGERAGNCSLEEVVMAVRTRRDHFGLEVGIDTTQIVPASRLVSQTTGFIVQPNKAVVGANAFAHASGIHQDGVLKARDTYEIMRAEDVGWSANKIVLGKLSGRNAFKQRLQELGIELESETDVNAAFARFKDLADRKSDIFDEDIIALVGDESVTHEQETYRLLSLEQQSATGERPHAKVAFAVGETEFHAESEGNGPVDASLKAIESKLKSGAEMLLYSVNAITSGSTESQGEVTVRLQHGGRVVNGVGADPDIVVASAKAYLSALNKLHSKNERVAAQG; this comes from the coding sequence ATGGCCGACAAGCTCATCATCTTCGACACCACCTTGCGCGACGGCGAACAGTCGCCCGGCGCCTCCATGACCAAGGATGAGAAGCTGCGCATCGCGCGCCAGCTGGAGCGTTTGCGGGTCGACGTGATCGAGGCGGGTTTCGCGGCGTCGAGCAACGGCGACTTCGAGGCGGTCCGGGCGATTGCCGACGTGATCAAGGAATCGACCGTGTGCTCGCTGGCGCGCGCCAATGACCGCGACATCGCGCGGGCGGCCGAGGCGCTGAAGAGCGCTGCGCGTTCTCGCATCCACACCTTCATCGCGACCAGTGAACTGCACATGGAGAAGAAGTTGCGGATGACGCGCGAGCAGGTGCTGGAGCAGGCCAGGCTGTCGATTCGCTTCGCCCGCAACCTGTGCGAGGACATCGAGTTTTCGCCGGAGGATGGCTACCGGTCCGACCCGGACTTCCTGTGCCGTGTGATCGAGGCCGTGATCAACGAGGGCGCGACCACCATCAACGTGCCCGACACCGTCGGATACGGCATCCCCGAGCTGTACGGCAATTTCATCAGGACCTTGCGGGAGCGGGTGCCGAATTCGGACAAGGCGGTCTGGTCGGTTCACTGCCACAACGACCTCGGTATGGCGGTGGCGAACTCGTTGGCTGGCGTGAAGATCGGGGGTGCCCGCCAGATCGAATGCACGATCAATGGGCTCGGCGAGCGCGCAGGCAACTGCTCGCTCGAGGAAGTCGTGATGGCGGTTCGCACGCGGCGCGACCATTTCGGGCTCGAAGTGGGCATCGATACCACGCAGATCGTGCCGGCTTCGCGGCTGGTGTCGCAGACGACTGGCTTCATCGTGCAGCCGAACAAGGCGGTCGTCGGCGCAAATGCCTTCGCGCACGCCTCCGGTATCCACCAGGACGGCGTCCTGAAGGCGCGCGACACCTACGAGATCATGCGCGCCGAGGACGTGGGCTGGAGTGCCAACAAGATCGTGCTCGGCAAGCTCAGCGGCCGGAACGCCTTCAAGCAGCGCCTGCAGGAGCTCGGAATCGAGCTCGAGTCCGAGACCGACGTCAACGCGGCCTTTGCGCGCTTCAAGGATCTGGCCGATCGCAAGAGCGACATCTTCGACGAAGACATCATCGCGCTGGTCGGCGATGAGAGCGTGACCCACGAGCAGGAGACGTACCGGCTGCTCTCGCTGGAGCAGCAATCGGCGACTGGGGAGCGTCCGCATGCGAAGGTGGCTTTCGCGGTCGGAGAGACCGAGTTCCATGCCGAGAGCGAAGGCAACGGGCCGGTCGACGCGAGTCTCAAGGCCATCGAGTCGAAGCTGAAAAGCGGCGCAGAAATGCTGCTCTATTCGGTCAATGCCATCACCTCGGGCAGCACAGAATCCCAGGGCGAGGTGACTGTGCGGCTGCAGCACGGCGGACGGGTGGTGAATGGCGTGGGGGCGGACCCGGACATCGTGGTGGCCTCGGCCAAGGCCTACCTGTCGGCCCTGAACAAGCTGCACAGCAAGAACGAGCGCGTCGCCGCCCAGGGGTAA
- the pssA gene encoding CDP-diacylglycerol--serine O-phosphatidyltransferase: MHDGTQDPKTPDALEDVDDEAPRRPRRKGIYILPNLFTLAALFGGFYAIVMAMNDRFEQAAIGVFCAMVLDSLDGRVARMTNTQSAFGEQMDSLSDMVSFGAAPALIVYEWALRGLGKLGWVAAFVYCAGAALRLARFNTNIGVVDKRFFQGLPSPAAAALVVGFIWLMDDAGFKGAGSIDWLSWMAFAFTLYAGLTMVTNVPFYSFKDVSFKRTVPFIVIVAIALFIAVINLHPPLVLFSLFVCYGFSGYAVYVWRKTKGRPVSVIATSTHEPDEEGLHR; this comes from the coding sequence ATGCACGACGGCACGCAGGATCCGAAAACGCCGGACGCGCTCGAAGATGTCGACGACGAGGCGCCGCGCCGGCCTCGCCGCAAGGGCATCTACATCCTGCCCAATCTCTTCACGCTTGCGGCATTGTTCGGCGGGTTCTACGCGATCGTGATGGCCATGAACGACCGCTTCGAGCAGGCGGCGATCGGCGTGTTCTGCGCGATGGTGCTCGACAGCCTCGACGGTCGCGTCGCGCGCATGACCAACACCCAGAGCGCCTTCGGCGAACAGATGGACAGCCTGTCGGACATGGTGTCCTTCGGCGCTGCGCCGGCGTTGATCGTCTATGAGTGGGCGCTGCGGGGGCTGGGCAAGCTCGGCTGGGTGGCGGCGTTCGTCTACTGCGCTGGGGCTGCGCTCCGGCTGGCCCGCTTCAATACCAACATCGGCGTCGTCGACAAGCGCTTCTTCCAGGGGCTGCCGAGTCCGGCCGCCGCAGCGCTGGTGGTCGGGTTCATCTGGCTGATGGACGACGCGGGGTTCAAGGGGGCCGGCAGCATCGACTGGTTGTCCTGGATGGCGTTCGCGTTCACGCTCTACGCCGGACTGACGATGGTCACGAACGTGCCGTTCTACAGCTTCAAGGACGTGAGCTTCAAGCGCACGGTCCCGTTCATCGTGATCGTCGCGATCGCGCTCTTCATCGCAGTGATCAACCTTCACCCGCCGCTCGTGCTGTTCAGTCTGTTCGTCTGCTACGGCTTCTCAGGTTACGCGGTCTACGTGTGGCGCAAGACCAAGGGCAGGCCTGTCAGCGTCATCGCCACGTCCACTCACGAGCCCGATGAAGAGGGGCTGCACCGCTGA
- the ilvC gene encoding ketol-acid reductoisomerase, protein MKVYYDKDADLSLIKGKSVAIIGYGSQGHAHAQNLNDSGVKVTVGLRRGGASWNKVEKAGLKVAEVADAVKSADVVMILLPDEQIASVYSAEVAPNIKQGASLAFAHGFNVHYGQVVPREDLDVWMVAPKAPGHTVRNTYTQGGGVPHLIAVHADKTGKARDLALSYAAANGGGKAGIIETNFREETETDLFGEQAVLCGGTVELIKAGFETLVEAGYAPEMAYFECLHELKLIVDLIYEGGIANMNYSISNNAEYGEYVTGPRVVTEDTKAAMRQCLKDIQTGEYAKSFILENRAGAPTLLSRRRLTAEHDIEVVGEKLRAMMPWIKANKLVDKSRN, encoded by the coding sequence ATGAAGGTCTATTACGACAAGGACGCCGACCTCAGCCTCATCAAGGGCAAGAGCGTGGCGATCATCGGCTACGGCTCGCAAGGCCATGCGCATGCCCAGAACCTGAACGACAGCGGCGTCAAGGTCACCGTCGGCCTGCGTCGCGGCGGCGCATCGTGGAACAAGGTCGAGAAGGCCGGGCTGAAGGTGGCCGAGGTCGCTGATGCGGTCAAGAGCGCCGACGTCGTGATGATCCTGCTGCCCGACGAGCAGATCGCCTCGGTCTACAGCGCCGAGGTCGCGCCGAACATCAAGCAGGGCGCCTCGCTGGCCTTCGCGCACGGCTTCAACGTCCACTACGGCCAGGTCGTGCCGCGCGAAGACCTCGACGTGTGGATGGTTGCCCCGAAGGCCCCCGGCCACACGGTGCGCAACACCTACACCCAGGGCGGCGGCGTGCCGCACCTGATCGCCGTCCACGCCGACAAGACCGGCAAGGCGCGCGACCTGGCTCTGAGCTATGCGGCAGCCAATGGCGGCGGCAAGGCCGGCATCATCGAGACCAATTTCCGCGAGGAGACCGAGACCGACCTGTTCGGCGAGCAAGCCGTGCTGTGCGGCGGCACCGTGGAGCTGATCAAGGCCGGCTTCGAGACACTGGTGGAAGCCGGCTACGCGCCCGAGATGGCCTACTTCGAATGCCTTCACGAACTCAAGCTGATCGTCGACCTGATCTATGAAGGCGGCATCGCCAACATGAACTACTCGATCTCGAACAATGCCGAGTACGGCGAGTACGTGACCGGGCCGAGGGTCGTGACCGAGGACACCAAGGCGGCGATGCGCCAGTGCCTCAAGGACATCCAGACCGGCGAGTACGCCAAGAGCTTCATCCTCGAGAACCGTGCCGGTGCGCCGACGCTGCTGTCGCGTCGCCGCCTGACCGCAGAGCACGACATCGAGGTGGTGGGTGAGAAGCTGCGCGCGATGATGCCGTGGATCAAGGCGAACAAGCTGGTGGACAAGAGCCGCAACTGA
- the ilvN gene encoding acetolactate synthase small subunit, producing the protein MKHIIALLLENEPGALSRVVALFSARGYNIESLTVAATEDPSLSRMTITTTGSEDVIEQITKHLNRLIEVVKVVDLTEGQYTERELMLIKVRAVGKERDEMKRMADIFRGRIVDVTEKTYTIELTGDAPKLDAFIEAVDRTAILETVRTGTSGIGRGERILRV; encoded by the coding sequence ATGAAACACATCATTGCCCTGTTGCTCGAGAACGAGCCGGGCGCCCTGTCGCGCGTCGTGGCGCTGTTTTCGGCGCGCGGCTACAACATCGAGAGCCTGACCGTTGCGGCCACCGAGGATCCGTCGCTGTCGCGCATGACCATCACCACCACCGGTAGCGAGGACGTGATAGAGCAGATCACGAAGCACCTCAACCGGCTCATCGAGGTGGTGAAGGTGGTCGACCTGACCGAGGGTCAGTACACCGAGCGCGAACTGATGCTCATCAAAGTGCGCGCCGTCGGCAAGGAGCGCGACGAGATGAAGCGCATGGCCGACATCTTCCGGGGCCGCATCGTCGACGTCACCGAAAAGACCTACACGATCGAGCTCACCGGCGATGCGCCCAAGCTCGACGCGTTCATCGAGGCGGTGGACCGCACCGCGATTCTGGAAACCGTGCGCACCGGCACCAGCGGGATCGGTCGCGGCGAGCGCATCCTGCGCGTCTGA